A segment of the Corylus avellana chromosome ca2, CavTom2PMs-1.0 genome:
GAGCGGTACCCTCAGATGGAGAAGTTAGCATTTGCCCTAAGTGTTGCTTCCAGGAAACTACGTCCGTATTTCTAAGCTCATACTATAAGAGTCTTGACCGAGTATCCGTTAAAGAAAGTGCTCAGGAAGTTAGATCTGTCTGGCAAATTAGCAAACTGGGCGATCGAACTCGGAGAATTTGACATTGAATTCCTCCCAAGGAATGCTATAAAGGGGCAGGTATTGGCTAATTTCTTAACAGAATTTACCAACCTACTTGTCACCATGAAATGGCAAAAAGACGAAACATGGGTGGTCTATGTAGATGGATCGTCCACAAGGAAGAATGGTGGAGTCAGAGTGGTATTAATCACCCCGGATGGAGAAGAGTTATGCAGTTCATTGAGGCTGGAATTCAAAACCACCAATAACGAGGCTGAGTATGAGGCAGTTCTAGCAGGACTCAGTTTAGCCCGAGAGATTGAAGCAGAGTTCGTTGAGCTACGGAGCGACTCGCAGGTGATTGTCGGGCAAATCCGAGGAGAGTTTGAGGCCAAAGGAGGTAAAATGAAGCGATACTTAGCAAAAGTACAAGCATTACAGaatgcatttaaaaaattatgtataatAAAGATCCCaagggaagaaaatgaaagagctAACCAGTTAGCCTGAACGGCGTTGGCAACAACTAGCAACATTGAAGAGCCAATCCAAACTTTAGCAAGACCTGCCGTGGCCGACACGGTCTCGATCTCGGTTGCCGAGACCATACCAGAATGGCAGAGGAGCATAAGGGAATATTTGGAACAAGGAGTTCTCCCGTTAGATAAGAAGTCAGCAACTCAAGTCAGAACTAGAGCTGCCAGATTCACTATCATTAACGGGACTCTGTACAAACGAGGCTTCATGCTACCACTCCTCAAGTGTATTTCCAAGGAAGAAGGTAATTATGTCCTTCGCGAAATTCATGAAGGTATCTGCGGCAGCCACTCGGGAGCAAGAGTGTTGGCGCATAAAGCAATCAGGCCCGCTTTCTACTGGCCAAATATTAGTCGGGACTCGGTACAGATAGTCATAAATTGTGACAAATGCCAACGCTTCGCCAACATTGCAAAGCAGCCCCCAGAGGACCTAAGTTCAATCTCTTCGCCATGGCCTTTCTCACAATGAGGGGTGGATATAGTAGGACCACTACCTCGTGGAAAGGGGAGTGGTCGGTTCGCAGTTGTAGCAGTGGATTATTTTACAAAGTGGGCAGAAGTAGAGGCCCTAGTGAATATTACAGCTAACAGCATTGAACGGTTCTTATGGAAGAACGTCATATGCCGTTATAGTATTCCACATACGTTTATAACTGATAATAGAAAGCAATTTGACTGCGAGTCATTCCAAAAATGGTGCGCAAAACTTCATGTAAGAAACTATTACTCCTCCCCAACTCATCCCCAGGCAAATGGGCAAGTAGAAGTCACCAACaagacaatttttaaaatacagaACAAGAAACTTGGAGATCGGAAGGGAGATTGGGCAGATGATCTTCCAGAAGTTTTGTGGGCATATCGAACAACCAAAAGAATACCCACTGAGGAGACTCCATATGCCTTGGCTTTCGGGACCGAGGCGGTCATACCAGCCGAGATAGGCTCAGGAAGTTACCGAGTCGAGTCCTTTAATTCCGAGACGAATGAAGAGGGGCTCAAACTACACTTGGACTTGCTACAAGAGAAGCGGGACCAGGCCCAAGTAACCATGTCAGCATACCAGGAGAAAGTGGCTCGGTATTTCAATAAAGGAGTCAAGCACAGAAGCTTCAAGATTGGGGACCTGGTTTTACGCAAGACCACTATTGCTACCAAAGACCCTGCGGAAGGAAAGTTAGCTCCAAACTGGGAAGGACCTTACAAAGTGATTGATTGTAGAAGGGCAGGAGCTTACTACCTTGAAAGCATGGAAGGAAAAGCACTCCCAAGGCCATGGAATGCAGAGCACCTTAGAAAATACTTTATCTAGCCTATCAGTAAGGCGATTCTAGTTAATTGTCATTTGATTCTTATTTTTCCCTGtaattttcattacattttaaataaaagaatctcCTGAAGTTTCAATCACCTTCTAAATATTTCGAAGTAAAGTAAGTTAAAATTACCCTCACGGTAAAATGAATGAAAGATCATCAAAAAGATTGATAACTTTCTCGAGTCAAAACCTGTAAAGGACGTAAAACCTTCAAAAAAGGTGTGTCCGAAGAAGGTTAAAACTGGCGACCTGTAAAGGACGTAAAGCCTTCAAAATAGGTGTGTCCGAAGAAGGTTAAAATAATGACTTGTAAAAAACGTAAAGCCTTAGAAAAAAGAGGTGTGTTCAAAGAAAGTCGAACGAATAGCCTGTCAAGAGCAGAAATCCTTTAAAAGAGGTGTGctcgaaaaaggttaaataatcTTCAGAAAAGGTAATTGATCGAAAGTATTGCTAAGTTATTCcaagaaataaatataacatacttcattaaaaaaatcgCAAGTTTATCATTTACAAGAGAATCAAAAGTACTAACTACTTAATTACAATCAAAAGAAGTTTAGCCCTCTTTAGGGTCTACAGATAGAGCCCTAGAAGCGGAAGGGGTCTCGGCACCATGACCAGAAGCAGTCTCTTCATCACCTGAGGACTCCTCAGAGCCTGAGAACGGCCGATGAGCAAATCTGTCAATCCCTTCAGCATCAGGCATCAGATCCGACCCGAGACTGATAAGTTGTTTCAAAGCCTTATCAGAAACAGGAATAGTCTCAGGTTGGACCGTGTCAAGGTCAATGGTGCGAGCAGGGTCCCTGGCCCAAGACCGAAAGGTCTCAAAACCAAGAATGATCCCATCAACCCAAGCACTATCGCGAGTCCAAGAAGCATACGACAGTTGCTGCAAGTAGTTGGAGGATCAAGCCTCAGCCTCTTTAAGTCGTAGCCTCTTCTCTTCCAGCTTTCCTCGGAAGAATTTAAGTCTTTCCTCAGCAACTGTCTCACCTTTGATAACTTCTTCAACCTTAGTGTTTTGGCCGGCAACCTCCGCCTAAAAAGCCTTTAGTTGCTCCAAAACCTCCCCGTGCTTCTCCTCAAGTTGATGTAGATCCTCATTTACGATGGAATGATCCTCTTGGAGCTTTGAGTGATCAACACGGAGGGTCTGCAACTCACTAGATAGAGCCGAGACCTTGGACTCGGCTTGCTCAAATTTAGCTTGAGTCGCCGACTGCTGACCGAGTCGAAGCAGTTCTTTGTCTTGCTAAGCCAGCGTATCCTTCAATTTAGCATTCTCAGCCTCAGAAGCTGTGAGCCTGCTTCGAAGGTTCTCGGATTCTGAGGCCGACTCCTGAAGAAACTTCCTCAAGTAGCAGTATGTGACTGCTGACTTCATAACTCCCTACAATAAATGAAGTTAATCAAAGAGAATATGACccaagcaaaaagaaaacttgAAGAATGATACTTACACACAATTGATTGAATAGCATTGACTCTGCTATCCCCCGGGTAGAAATGTCTTGTTTACCAATCAAGCTCTCCTTGGGGACCAGCTCTATCAAAGCTTGAAATGGGTTCCCCAGTAACTGCCCACCAAACCGAGACAGGGGCTCACCCAAGGTCCATTCCACATTCCGAGGCTTCACCAGTGAATAACCTGAGGCCCCGGAACCAGCACTAGCCTCAGCCTCAGGAGCCGGTGTAGGGGCCCAAGACGAAGCCTCGGGCATAGTAGCCAGAACCCGAGATTGCTCCTCCGCTATCGGGGACATCTCCCAAGGCCTCCCGTCTGCATCAGCTTGCGGCCTATTCTCTTCCACATCCATCCTCACCGAGCTATCTAAAAACGGATCAACTAAAAGGTGTTGAATGTTGGGACCAGAATGGACCGGTGACGCCGATGCCACGGGAATGGCAGTAATGGCAACAGCTCCAAGAGGCTCTAGGGGGGTTGCTGCCAAAGGGGTGGCAGCGATCGGATGGTTAGCCAGAATGTTCTGGTAGGCCGATATAGGAGCCACATCAGGTTCTGGATTAGCCCTCCTCCGAGCGGCCAAGAGATCGGCAAAAAGGGATTTCCCCTTTTCAGCCTGGACAGCCCTTGCCCTTCATTAGCCTCCTCTTCTTTATTAGGGGAGCCTCCTGCTCCTCGGGCTCGTCAACCAAATGGAGGGCCTTCTTTACCCCAGGATCATCTACCTTCTTTTTGCCTTTATCAACCCCAGGCTTCCGAGGGGTAGCGCCTCGGGTGTTAGCTGCAGGAGGACCCAAATAAACAGCAGGACGAGATGGTCTCTTCCGAGACCCACCGATATCCTCTCTGCCAGTATATAAAATGTTGTTCAGTGCATTGGTCGTAACCAGTTGCTTGAAGGTCATGGAAGTCCTATTCCTCTGAACCCGGGCCAGAATCGTGTTGATTCGGACCGCCTCGTCCTCTAACAAACACAAGTTCTTGTGAAGGCCCAAATGGGGGGTAGTCGTCTCCCGAGGCACTCGAGGCCCCTCCGCCTTCTCTCCAGGAGCAAATTCCCATTGCCCCTAAGcaaagaaatatttatttttccagTTATGGTTGCTGGTGAAAGTCTTAtccataaagaaaatttttcccCGTCTTGATTGGAAGCTGTAAAGTCCATCACTGTTAGGGTTCTTCTGGAGTCGATATACCCAAAGAAACTCCGAAACCATCAAATTCTTCCCTTCTCCGAGGGCCATGGGCCAAACAACCACACAGGCAAAAAACATCCTCTAACCATTAAGAACCAACTAGTGGGGAGCCAGATTCAAGCGATTAAGAAGCTCGCAAACAAGTCTGGGGAAAGGGAGTTTGTGGCCTGCCCAAAACATTTCTTCATAAAGACAAACCTCGTGGCTCCCAGGGTCCACGATAGCGCCCTTCTTCTCGTCGTCAAACCGAAGTTTCACCGACTTAGGGATGTAACAATCCAATCTAATTCGGCGTTCATCGGATGAGGTCAGATCGGGCTTCCACAAGGCTGGGTAAGTCTTACCCAAACCACCGTCAGATCCTGATCCTTCTCCTTGAGACATAGTTAAAACagagtaaagaaagaaaaaacggGGCAGGAAGGAAAACAGATCAGAAAAGAACAAGCGACACAGACTTGGTgcgaataaaacaaaaggaaaccCTAGAAAAAGAGATTTTATAAAGCAGGGACAAGGGCGTATAATACCGAAGCTTTTCCCGAGACGCGCAATAAATATGGCAGAAAAGGCACCTCTGTAATTTCCATGTGGCAGCTAACAGTCGACAACTGAAGAGACGTCTGACCCTATACTGACACGTGGAGCGACCGATACGCCCATAGAAGGGTTCAAATTTCCcgccaaaatttgaaattcaaaattcccGCCTCCGAGATCTCGGATCTTTCTCAAAAGCAGCTTAAGAACGCCGATCCAGTCATAAGCAAAAATTTCCATAATCTTTCAGATaaagaaattggggggtaactgttagaCCAATGGATCTGCGGTTAAAAGCCCATGGGCCCTAAACCCGACAAGGACTTGGAGGAGCTTCCCCGAGAAGATCTCGACGATCGAGAAGGCCTCGTGAACCGAGAAGGTTTCGGACTTGGATTCCGAGTCCACTCATCAACACTAGGTACTAAATCCGAGACACTTCTTCTTTGATTAAAGCAAGCAAGTGCCAAGGGTGAAACTGTCATTCTACAACTAAGGAtatacaaatattcaaattcattcTGGTAAACATTATCCTACATTCAAAAGAAGCCTTTATCAAACAATCCATGCACTAACAGGATGAAATagtattcaaattcaaaaagcaATCTAGTTCAAATGAAGGCCTTATCACTTCGTTCCAAGATTCCTCCCTTATcaaaataactacaaaacagATATTTAGGGATAAGAATTTCAAGATGTGCGGGAACAAATTgaactccatgcctataaatacagcTCTCGATTCCCATCAAAGGTAAGCGCAATCTTGGCCTTGAAACTTTGATTGCTTAAACACTTTTTCCTCATtttctaacttaggcatcggagtacCTCAGCCGGAACCCCACCGGGGGCTCTAATCCTATTTTTTCCTTCTGTGTGTAGCCTGAAACATCCACAAAGCGGTCCGCACAACCTTGaggcgtgccacgtcaccatcctagaaaactgtgcatcaacatgACCAAAGACGGACCCATGTACATGTAGATGGGGGTAGGCTATGGCCAACCccatgttttgaaaattttcattaaatgtgcctttaaatttacatttgggccaaaattttcattaaagaTGGGTtacatatgaaataattataaaatgtattctttgttcattattatatataataattttagtaTTGTTTTGCTAAATTTGTGTTATGGAGATCACACTTTACATTTTGTTGACTATTAATTATGATGttttgattatatttatttgaatgCCAATCAAAGAAACTGCTTTTaactttaatatatttttcatcaatGCTTTGGCTccctattttaatatatttagcATTCCTGCTTTATCGATACAAATTACTGGTTACATCCCTCCTTATGACATGAAGttttaaaacactttttaaattttaaatcggtgcaataaaaaaatttaaaaaaaaaaaactaattttgtatttttcccctaaaaagaaaaaaaaaaatatatatatatatatatataacgtgtATTATTTCCTCTTCATAAGGTACAAATGGTagcacatatacatatatattctctcatttcttttattgttttatcaaaaaaaaaattcctattaTCTCCTAAGCGTATAGTGTCTAGCAAACCCTATTAATTACAAACAGCACATTATTCAAAGAGAAATAAGaaatactaatatttttttaatgggataTTGATTCCTTTTGTGTTAGAAGGAATGTGagcatttttgtcatttaaaagaaataaaaaaattctgaagaGCAAGAGAATGTGAATTCTCAcctcaccaaaataaaaaataataataataataataataataataataataaaaaaaaaaaaaaaaaaaaaaaaaaaaaaaaaaagcaaaggaaTCCACATTCCCTGAATTTTCTTGACTTAACTGCAACCAACGATATAATCTTTTAAGATTCTCAATGAATTCAACATACTTTCATCTTAATTTTATAAAGCATGAGGAAATGGTAATCTATCTCAATTTTCCACAAATATTTAGTGTAGCACCCGGTTCTTCTTTTATTctctgaatttttaaaattactattaaattgtGGGACTTTTATGAGTCAAAGTCACAGTAGttttaaaaatggaaaagatgagAGAATGACAGCAGAATGAACAATCATTTTTTCGTAATCTTATATGATGAAGTTGGTTAAATCATGCTCATTTATTTTGTAAGTTGCTTGTATTTAAATCACctgctttataatttttttggtgagtCAGTTCGTTTATTTTATTGCAATACAAGGTTTTAAGGTGTTTTGAGAGTTGAATTTTACCAAAGCTTTTGCTCATGTATGTAAGCATGCCCCAGTTCCCCTTTTATAGAtacaaataaatcatttaacTTCTATACTTTAAATTGCAATCAATCTATAAGGAatttattgtaattaattaaatgaaaaatacaatGATATAAAAACAGTTTCTTTCTAAATTTCAGCCATGTTTTTTCTGCTGACTTTCAGTcaaattgtaaaatatatatatatatatatatatatatatatataataaaaaaaggtttcaaTATCCAATTTCACAGTTTCATAATTTCactctattaatgttttcaccTGGTTGGTCAGTTGACTCGCTGCATCTGTGGATCAAATTCTAAGTAATTACACTAGTTTCAACTACAAATCACCATATAACATGTTACTCTGATCCCACAACAAGcaaaagagaatgaaaaaaagaaaagtaaaacagaacaaaacaaagaagaataatCACAATAAAACTAACAATAGATATCCATACAAAATGCTAAATCGAAGTTTTTTTACTGCATTTTCTTACTGAGGTGTGCATACAACTCAGTTATCCAGCAATATGaccaaatttaaaacaaaaggtCTCCTTAAATTTAGCTCTTCAATGTCTTGCAACAAAAGGACCATCATTCTCTGTTCACCATTACCAAAACAACACTTGAATGGATCCGATTGCAGAAAAAGCTTTGAATGGACCATCATTCTTTGCAGATACTTCTGTGAAGTGCCTTGAGATAACCAACATCCAAAAGATCACATGCTACTGAGcagggaaaagaaaagggatgTACATAGAGCAAGATAAAGAGAACTTACAATGGGAACCTGACCCCCTATGATAAACCTGCCTTGTTATCAAAGTAACGTTGAAACAATGTACTGCAATCAGCGCTGGCTATTGTATGGTGACCACCTTTCACCCCGCCAATGCAATCGTCGAGAATAGGGTACATTTTCTGGTACCTGTTGAGGATATCGTGTGAAACTACGTGTactcccactcccactcccactcccCGTTGACTGCCCAGGCATTTGCCGGAAACGGGGTCGACCATATGAAGAAAAGGAGGACCTATTTTGTGATGACCAGGAACGGGAATTACCCTCCAATGACCACCCAGACATTTGCCGATGATGCGGGGAAGTACCCTCTGATGACCACCCAGAGACTTGCCGATGATGGGGCACACGCACGGACGACAAGTTGCTCGGTATAGTAGCAGTACCAGTATTACCATGAGTCCCTCGAGTGGTTTGCCTCAGACGCGGCATACTTTCTGATGACAAATTGTTGTTCCTTCCGTTGATGGGACTGACCTCCATATCATATTCCGCCCTCGCTCTCCTATAATGCGACTGTTCTATATCACTTGGAACATCCGATAGACCGACCATGAGGGAGAACCCAAGAGAGCAAAACATGAAATCGAAAATGGAAGTCACCCAGTCACTAAAATCTACTGAGAGAGTGTTTTCTTCGCTACTCTCTTCCCCAACAACCTCTGGATGAAGTGAGCTAAGAACATCCTCCAACTCCCTTTCCCGTTCCAGCCTTGTCCAATCCCTCTGTCGCATAGGGTCCACATCCGCAGGCCGAACGGATGGGTGTTCAGACCTTGCATGCTTCCTGAGTTCAGAATAGGTCGCACTAAAGTCACACATCTCAGAAGAACAACTTCTTGCCTTGGAATTCATGAATTTACGAGCTGGCTCTACTATACTGTACCCATAAACCTCTCCTCGACAAAGAGGGCAGAAAAGTTTTGGTTGCAATTGGCTCCCACAATACCTTGCTTGCCCAGGCTCCGACCCATCTTCCCTGCTGTGAAATGCTGAGCTTGTAAGAGGATTTTCTTGCAGTAGTGCTATTGAGGCATGTGGTGCAAATGACTTACAGAACTGATCAAGACAATTGGAGTGCCTGTAGCTGGTGTTGCACATGTAAGGGCGGCAGCCTTTCTCATAGGAGGAACACTTTAGAAGAACAGCATTATGAGGGTGTTCCATGCATATTGGGCACCTAGCTTCCTCCCATTCTTTCACATCGGCAGCTGATCCCAATTGTTCTTCTACTTTATATCGCTCCATGGTCATGGAGCTACTAGAGTAAGAAGATGCCCTTGAGTGAGCAGACAAGGTTCTAACCTTTGGCATTTCAGAAGTTAAGAAGTTGGCCACAAGAACTAAAATCTGCCATAAAACCAGCacatcataatattaattaaatccaGCACATCTGCAATGCATATAGGGATGCAATTGCAATTCCTAGTCACTAAATCAAAGCataacaaaaaaaccaaaaaaaaaaagagtaatgctacataccacACAAACATCCTATAAAATTTCCCAACAGGCTGATGTGGTAAGGTATAGTAGccattgggttttttttaacaagggtTGATTGAAGGGCTACTAGACCTCGTCATGTCAGCTTTGTGGGATATTtgtgtagtatatagcattactcccaAAAAAATGTCTAAAATTGCACGTGCAGTTAATGTATCGacaaaatttaaagtttgaacatagattaattacatttttaaaataacataaaattaaaaagacagaaataaaAGCCTATAACAAGAACATAATCAACTGAAACCtagattattttaaaaaaactgttGAAGTACAAACCGTTCTCTAGTAcaaaataattgattaagtacaAGATATATTAAAGCCTTCTTTgtcatatataaaataatctcaAGAAGACAAAGAATCCCAACCAgcaaaactccaaaaatttaaattgcaAGCTTTAGTGCATTTTTCTTAATCAAGGTAGCATAACCAGCTTTTCAGAAGTCCTTCTACAAGCTATTTGAATGGATTAGGATAAGAAGTGAAGAACAGTTTCAAGTGCTAAAGAACTAAAGAGGAGGTTTTCATAGAGCTACTTAAAAGCTAAAGGTCTACAACATAATCCAACAGCTACTCTACATTTTCCTTTAGATCCAAATACAAAATCAATCCTTGCTACCCACTAATAATGTCTTTCCACAAGTCATTACATGTTATCATTTATTGTATCAAATTATGCTCCTTGCTGTTTTGAAAATTGACATGACATTGCTATTACCTTCTCAAATACTGTAACTACTCATAAACAAGAGAGTTGGCAATGCAGTTAAGGGGAACTTCTAGATGAATGGCACTAGAGAGAAACTACAGCATCTGCAAGAATTTGGGACAGTGGactaaataagaaaataaacttttcaaaaaaacaaaaaacaaaaaagaatgatACTCCTAGAGTCCGAGTCATTAGTTTTCATGAAGAGTGTGAAGAAGATTCCAGCCAACTACAAAGCAAACAAAACTCTGATAGAGGGTCGCTGCGAGCCATTGCAATGGAACTGGTCTTGCAAGATCAAATACCATCATA
Coding sequences within it:
- the LOC132168747 gene encoding uncharacterized protein LOC132168747, whose amino-acid sequence is MPKVRTLSAHSRASSYSSSSMTMERYKVEEQLGSAADVKEWEEARCPICMEHPHNAVLLKCSSYEKGCRPYMCNTSYRHSNCLDQFCKSFAPHASIALLQENPLTSSAFHSREDGSEPGQARYCGSQLQPKLFCPLCRGEVYGYSIVEPARKFMNSKARSCSSEMCDFSATYSELRKHARSEHPSVRPADVDPMRQRDWTRLERERELEDVLSSLHPEVVGEESSEENTLSVDFSDWVTSIFDFMFCSLGFSLMVGLSDVPSDIEQSHYRRARAEYDMEVSPINGRNNNLSSESMPRLRQTTRGTHGNTGTATIPSNLSSVRVPHHRQVSGWSSEGTSPHHRQMSGWSLEGNSRSWSSQNRSSFSSYGRPRFRQMPGQSTGSGSGSGSTRSFTRYPQQVPENVPYSRRLHWRGERWSPYNSQR